A window of Apium graveolens cultivar Ventura chromosome 8, ASM990537v1, whole genome shotgun sequence contains these coding sequences:
- the LOC141680984 gene encoding uncharacterized protein LOC141680984: protein MGKDRILCCKWWQTHHFSQSILVSELEAVSRFDYILEGVSHSEVPFRQVAVEGRSRCILVVINIRITTELNKFSDHILQRLRQPLVFLGGGGGAEVDGGKTIGALNGGVKNGWFDLWSWSWSWW, encoded by the exons ATGGGTAAGGACCGGATATTGTGTTGCAAATGGTGGCAGACCCATCACTTTAGCCAAAGTATACTAGTGTCAGAATTAGAAGCAG TATCAAGGTTTGATTATATACTGGAGGGAGTAAGTCATAGCGAAGTACCGTTTAGGCAGGTGGCCGTTGAGGGAAGAAGCAGGTGCATCCTTGTAGTAATCAACATCAGGATAACTACAGAATTGAATAAATTCTCGGATCATATCTTACAAAGACTCAG GCAACCTTTAGTGTTTCTTGGAGGTGGAGGAGGTGCAGAAGTAGACGGTGGCAAGACTATAGGAGCCTTAAATGGTGGCGTAAAAAATGGGTGGTTTGACCTCTGGAGCTGGAGCTGGAGCTGGTGGTGA